The following coding sequences lie in one Onychomys torridus chromosome X, mOncTor1.1, whole genome shotgun sequence genomic window:
- the LOC118574369 gene encoding high mobility group protein B2-like, which yields MSSKSFFVQMCQEEHKKKHPESSGNFDEFSKKFKDLATSHKARYDREMKNYVPPKVDKKGKTKKDPNAPKRPLFAFFLFCSEHRPKIKSEHPGLTFRDTAKKLGEMWSEQSAKDEQPYEQKAAKLKEKYEKDIAAYCAKGKSEA from the coding sequence ATGTCCTCAAAATCCTTCTTCGTGCAGATGTGCCAGGAGGAGCACAAGAAAAAGCACCCGGAGTCCTCGGGCAACTTCGACGAGTTCTCCAAGAAGTTCAAAGATTTGGCCACAAGCCACAAAGCTCGTTATGACAGAGAGATGAAGAATTATGTTCCTCCCAAAGTtgataagaaaggaaaaacaaaaaaggatccTAATGCTCCAAAAAGACCACTGTTTGCCTTCTTCCTGTTTTGCTCTGAACATCGCCCAAAGATCAAAAGTGAACACCCCGGCCTGACTTTTAGAGATACTGCAAAAAAATTGGGTGAGATGTGGTCTGAACAGTCTGCCAAAGATGAACAACCCTATGAGCAGAAAGCAGCTAAACTAAAGGAGAAGTATGAAAAGGATATTGCTGCATACTGTGCCAAGGGCAAAAGTGAAGCATGA